From Nitratidesulfovibrio vulgaris str. Hildenborough, a single genomic window includes:
- a CDS encoding nitrite/sulfite reductase domain-containing protein, which produces MSDEPKGAILQRDKLTYAIVPRTPCGLLTPDVLDAVSRVCRKYEVPIIKITSGQRLALVGMKKEAVEPMWEELRLDVGRAVELCVHYVQACPGTAVCRFGLQDSLGIGVAIEEEYVGHDFPAKVKFGISGCPFCCGESYLRDVGLVGTKKGWTLIVGGNSGGHPRIGDVLAEELSTDEAKGLIRKFMEFYRDNSGKRLRVSKFVEKTGIEAIRQAVLG; this is translated from the coding sequence ATGAGTGACGAACCTAAGGGCGCGATACTGCAGCGCGACAAGCTCACCTACGCCATCGTACCCCGCACCCCGTGCGGTCTTCTCACCCCCGACGTGCTTGATGCCGTGTCGCGGGTCTGCAGGAAGTACGAAGTGCCGATCATCAAGATCACATCCGGGCAGCGTCTGGCCCTTGTCGGCATGAAGAAGGAAGCCGTCGAACCCATGTGGGAAGAGCTTCGCCTTGACGTCGGACGTGCCGTAGAACTTTGCGTGCACTATGTGCAGGCGTGCCCCGGTACGGCGGTCTGCCGGTTCGGCCTTCAGGATTCCCTCGGCATCGGCGTGGCCATAGAAGAGGAATATGTCGGGCACGACTTCCCAGCCAAGGTCAAGTTCGGCATTTCGGGCTGTCCCTTCTGCTGTGGCGAAAGCTACCTGCGAGATGTAGGTCTCGTGGGCACCAAGAAGGGCTGGACGCTCATCGTGGGTGGCAATTCCGGCGGGCATCCGCGCATCGGCGATGTGCTTGCAGAAGAGCTTTCCACTGATGAGGCCAAGGGGCTGATACGTAAGTTCATGGAGTTCTATCGCGATAACTCGGGTAAACGGCTGCGTGTCTCCAAGTTCGTCGAGAAGACGGGCATCGAGGCCATACGGCAGGCGGTACTCGGTTAG